The Hevea brasiliensis isolate MT/VB/25A 57/8 chromosome 1, ASM3005281v1, whole genome shotgun sequence DNA segment AAAGAATTCTGTGCGTTCATAAAACTTTGATGCTCCTACAATTGACTAGTTGCAGGTTTAATAACAAAGAAGAATTAGAGGATATAGTAGGGCTTCAAAGAACAAACTACTGACCATAGTTAACAACAGACATCAGAGGCTGGAACATATGCAGATTGTTCATTGGTTCTACTGGATTTAACAGAAACTTATATTGGGAGTTGAAATTTCCATCTGTTATCACCTTTTTATACCAAAAACTTCTCTGACATACTCggtgcaaaatttttatttaccaCACTTTCTATTGTTAATCATAGTCTGAACAAGATAAAATGTAAGGCACCTTGCAAAGACTAATAGATGGAAGCGGAAGAAGGGGTTCCATAATGCATGCTTATAATTCAAAACATTTAAGAGTGAACCGTGATCATTTGTATTGGGTAGCAGTTTGACCTTCTCAATATGTTCAATTTCTTTCTGATAGTCCTCATCTGTGTACTCTAGCTTCTCAAACTGAGCTCGCCTATCAGCTGCAATAAAAAACAATGTTGAATATGAAACACTTGAACTAAATatctcaaagaaaaattaaaccaTCAGCCAAGTTCATACCAAAATTTCCTGGATTGACACGAATTTTGTCAAAGCATTCAGCTACTCGCAACGCAACAGCTGGAGCAAAATGAATATCTGCGACCAGAGGTATATTGTAACTGCACAAATAGAAGGTCAGTGACATGGTTGATTCACCCACAgaccataaataaaaaaaagttatGCTTGAAATAATTAAGACTCACTTTTTCTGAACAAGAGAATTTTTTATTTCAAAGCAAGCATCCGCTTCTCTTTTCCCTTGAACTGTTATCCGAACCAAATCTGCCCCCTTGTCTGCTATTCTCATTACCTATCAAAATAACAGCTGTTAATTTTAGAAAACCACCAAGAAATGCAAAATGGTGTTGCTGGGAAAGTTTATCAACGAGAAGATTCTATGAATAAAACAAATAAGCTCACTAAGAGATCAATATATGTAAAAACATTCATGGGCTTGAAACTGTTTGGAACCATCACTACTCACTCAAAAATTACTATGTCAAGAAAAGATGACCATCACATGCCACTTGTCTAAACGCGTTTCAAATGTGATAGGCATCACATGCATACAGATGCTTTGCATACAAAAGGCTGAAGGGAAAGAAAGTTAAAGCACCTCTTCAACTGTCCCAGCAACATCCTTAGTGTCATTTGTGGTCATAGTTTGAACCCTGATAGGATGATCACTACCAAGAGCCACATTTCCCACCATTACCGTTCGTGTTTTCCTCCTGACAGTCTTGTGCACAGACTCACAATACTTCTGTCTAGGAACTACATTAAAAGAATTATTCATCAGATGGAAAATATTCCACTAACAAAGGCAGGAAGATACAGAAGTTCACATCAAATATCTTGATTTTTGTGGTTGCGTTTGCCATCTATCTCTAAAACCAGATTGCTTTTATCCTAAGCGCAGCAGCGAACTAAAAGAATAAAAAACCTTTAAACTACCGAATTCAACTCAAAATATTATCCATTTTTAAGTTGATTTTCTGGGCCACCAAGCAGAAAGCGCCAAAGCCTTCAACGTACACAAAAGGACATGTTAACTCCACAACAACATAGAAATTGTAAAATAGATGATACTATACCTAACAAAGGGCTCCCTTCTGACGATGGCTGAAGTTCAACCATCTTGGGACCCGGATTCGAGTTCCGAATCATGGAAATCTTCCTCCTGCCAGACTTGATCCTCTTCAAATCACAAACTCTCACAAAATCCATGCTTTTTCCAAACCCTAAGTTGGAGTCCCTGGTCTTCAGACCAGTAAACGAAGCCGGTACAGTTCCAGAGGCCATTTCCACCAAGAATCACAAACTTCACCTACCTTCCCAATCACAACACACAGAATTCAACCAATCAAACACCTAAAAACGAGCATATACAAACACAtataacccaaaaaaaaaaaaaactccaaaaGCTAATTCATAATCGGACAATCTTCCAAAAGTTTAAGTGAAGTAAACACTATCAGTATCAGCTACCTTAGCTGGAAACAAGAGCTCCACAACTGCTATAAATTTGATATTGTTAAAAACGCTGGAAACAGAAAGGAATGCTTTGGAAATGCAAGAACTAACAGAGACAAAGCTCGTATTTTTACCTGGAAACAAACAGAATTGAAGGGCGAAGTGAGAGGGATGGGAGATAGTGATGGGGAAGGATCTGGAGAAGGAAATGAACTAGTGGTGGTAATAAGGAGAttaagagagagaagaggagggGCGTGTgtctagaaaaaaaattttcaggCGAATTTGTATTTGAATGGCGATGAGGCGAAGACGAAGAGCGAGTGCatagagaagagaagagaagacgACAAACTTGTTACTCCAGCATctcttatttattattattattgttttttggtataattttctttatttatttatttatttattattattattattattatccagtGGCCTTAGAAAATTCTGAGGTGAAGTCGTGCAGACtctcctttcctttcctttcctttcctttcttttcttttttttcaatttaaacttAATTGTTGATtcatatttggaaattattttaattataggaATTGGTTTATATTGATTATTAAACTAGCAATTATACCCTGATTTGCACATGATTAgaagttaattataaaaatataatacatgtaacaaataaattaaaatttattttatattgtaatgaatTCTAACATGATTTGGAGAGATAAAATGAGAGAGGATTGGTAAAATTAGTTggtcatatttaatataaaatattcaaTATGAggcttaataaaaataaaaagaaaatgcatGGGAAAATCTAAGAtgacataaataaaaataatattaaataatctataaattttaaatagtGATGCAGACTTATTATTTAgaagatatttattttaatttgtaaattaattaaattaacttataaattttaaaaataaattgagttatttatttataataatttttaaatttataaattaaaaataataagttgaaacttaaatttttattttaatatttataaattttataattataaatttatttgatctaatatttattatattatttttatttaattttttaaattttattataaatctcacttaatattttttttcatcattttaataataattatatttataaattattttttatcaaatacattaattatttataaCTACTTTAATTAAActtataactatttaaaattttaaatatttataaatttaaatttatttaaaaatatttaatatttataaattaatttttataagtcaagttaaatattttataatatattcgaaaaaaaaaataagagattATTGAAAATATTGGATACATTTTATAATTTCTCTAAAAAATAGGAAAGTAGAAGTGAATTTAATTAACGGTAATTGCAAGGATAAAAGTGCAAAAGAGGGGAATCGAAGAGGCACACGTACAAGGCATGATGGGGAGTGGGAGTGATTGGAAGACCGTTATGTTGAAATTGCTTACAGCGGGAAGGACTTGGAACGCTGATGGCAAACTGTCGTTAAAAAGAAACCTAACTCAATTCCCGCGCCACGTGTTAGTCTACACTTCAGGTCTCACTTGGCTGGCTCcgccatttatatttttattatatatatatacaattattatcaattatttaatcTAGCTCCTTAGCCGCCTATGACAAAACAGATATTTTCAATGTCTAACaccattattttaaattttatataaattaaaataaattttattgaataagttttataattattaaattaaataaaaaaaaaaacacataagcATGTGCATTGTCTACAAGGAAATTGGAAGTCTAAAATTCTTATTCTAATGGGCATGCACATATTGACCTTGACCAAAATTGCCCTTATTTTCTGCACAGTACTTGATGGACTTGGGAGTCAAAGGAGATCTTTAGCACCATGACCTCAtttgataataatttttaaagtagtatttagtattttaattaaaattaaaatattatttatttatttattttattaaaaaataatttataaaaatttacttattttaatttttagagaaTAAGAGAGAGTCAAAGGAGATCTTTAGCATCATGACCTCGtttgataataatttttaaagtagTATTTAgtattttgattaaaattaaaatattatttatttatttattttattaaaaaataatttataaaaagttacttattttaattttcagagaaTAAGAGAGTATTTTAACTAagtcaataaaattatattattatttttatatttaataattaataaaataattaataattaataaaataattaataattattaaaataattaatattactgaATAGGGTATGTATATAATAACAGTTGATCATGAAAATGATTTCAATCACATGATGATCCAAATCAAGGGACTATACATCAAGCGGCCAGATATCTTTTAAGGAAAGAAaaccaaatttgaaaatttgggagCAACATAAGTTCCAAGCCTGCTGATATTTACAAGTCAgagttttctacttcaaatttccTATGGATGGCTGGACACTTGTTGCTAATTTACATGTAATTATGACTTAAAAAGAGTCATTTCCACCAATTCTATTCAGTTAATCAAGTGTGTCTAATTGAAGGATTATTGTTTTTTCTAGTCAGGAAATGTTTAAGAAAATAACAGCAGCCACTTCAAAACAGCAGCAGCAGCTCTATATTGACTAAACATGGCTGGTGCCTAGTGGTCTAAGATGGCTAATAAAAAGACTTATTGGAATGATAAATAATAAATCAAGGAATATGCATACTATTCTTGACCAATCATCACAGGAAATCTTTAAATAATAATGCTAACATGGCCAGATCAACATATATGCTAATTTATTCATTGGAAACTTATGACAATACAAGTTGCTGAGGTGATTATTTTTGTCTCTATTTCAGATATATAATTCATCAGACATGAAGCTGCATGGAAAAGTAGCAACTACTGTATGGACAAGAGCATGCTAGTCTTATAACAATGTTTGAAGAAGTACGTACCTTCACTGATTCGATGTAGAAGCCTAATAACTCCGTGCATCAGCCATTTGTGTTGAGGAATGTAACGAGCTCTATCATGTCACCAAGAAACTGCAAATCCTGAAGAAAAGAATGCTATAAACTCCCCAAAAGCTCAATAATCATCCAAAAGTTAGACAGTAACGAACCAGAGGAGTCTTGATTTTCATCAAACAGTGTCATTCTTGAAATTCTTCCTCTTGTATGCTGGTTTCTTCAAGTCTCTGAGCTTGGGTGCTTGAAAGAACTTGGGTGATTTCAAATGATACAATTAATGCATAGTTACAGTTTTTGCCATGCACGAGCAATCCATTCGCATTCGTGCAACAAATCAGTACAAAATTATAAAACTTCACTTCCAACATTTCTTCAAATAGATGTCGCCTCCTCAACTGGAGAATGCTTTTCAAGGATTGTCACAGTCTCTTCGTTTGCACTGGAAATACAAGACAAGGCAGCATTGTGCATGTTAAAGGATTCACCAAAaagtaaagaaataaaaattaaaacaaaaaagcaTCCAACAAGGACAGACACAATGCTTCCAAACAAATAATGACACAGTTACTTCTTTGTGATCAGAAGGTCACAGGTTCAAATAATGGAAACAACCTCTTTGCAAAGCAGAGGAAAGACTACAAATAATAGACAAGCTTCCCCTTGCTAAGGGGGAGCTCACGGAGTGCGATTGTCCTTTGGACTGGGATAGTATGATTATGAGAAAGACCAATAGAATAAATTCCAAACAAATACAATCATGTTAGTATTAGTTTCATATTTAGTTTAGTACCTATTAACGCAACCAATAAGGCATCAAACAAATTTTTCATGACCAACATGCACCAGCTATCCTGTAAGGTTCTTCATAAAGCCAAATGCAGCAGCGTCTAGGATCAAGTCAATGTTGCAAATGTTAATCTCAAAACAGAAATaaaatcatgaaaattgtttctttcttcttcttcttccatatAGATTGCCATATATGTTGAGCTTAGAGATATTATAAGTCCAGAGCAAGTGTCTTAGCTGTCCCATCTGCTCTTGAAAACCAACAGTTTAACATTAGCAAACATAAGAAGATTGCTCTTATTTAAGCgaattacaaaatttatatgaTTTTTAATCTTAGAATGAAAACAAGAATCAAGATGTTCATCTACCAATTAAGCATTCAAGATAACTTCATACTTCTGAGACCAAAGGACAACTCCAAATATATCTCAGGTTTTACTAAGATATTCAGGTAATAAGTAGTCTATTTAATCGGAAGTTGCCTTTCCGGTCTAAGAATCTTGTATTTTACTGGCCTGCTGAGATCCACTACTGTTGATCCAGCAGGACCAGATGGAAGCACACCACCATCGTAGACATATGCACAATGTTCCCAAAGGTTCTCAAAATCCTTGACACAAACACCTCTTAGTAGTCCACTAAGGTTTGCAATTGTAAGGGCCACGGCTCTTACCAAACCTTGAGCAATTGTCCTGCTGAAGTTATAATCAGGTTCTCGGACTCCCACACTGTCCATTCCAGGATTCAAGGACTTCTCAAGTGCACTCAACTCCCCTAAAAAATCCCAAAAGTTACTAGTAAGCTACATAAAGATCCACGACACTGAACTACAAATGCACATAGTATACAATGAAGTAATGATTTAGGATGACAGAATCATCAACTTGCATTGCAGCATTATTTAGCCACAATCTATTAAACTAAAGTTAATCCTTGAGTGCACAAACTTCATTCTTTTTCAGCATAGAAAAAGGAATTAGTTACAAACCTCTCCTTAATACAAGAGTAACAGGCTCTGGGAGTAGAATCGAGAAAGCCATGAGGCAGGTGGTCAATAACTGCAAAATGCTTTATTTCTGATACATCTCCAAAACATATTGCTAGAGGGCTTGTATGCTTACGTCCTTTGATCTCATATATCCTATTAACTGCTTCCAAAGAGCTAGCATAAGAGGAAACAGCAAATTAACAACATTTAGAAGTGAAGAAGCAGCTACAAAACCAAGATGAGCCAAAATATTCGAGGATTGTGTTCAACTGCAAAGAAGTAATCAAATCCAAGTTATATTAACGTGTAAGAAGACctgaaattttcataaatatcttTGCCTTGTCATTACCATTCTCTTCTCCACTCCAAAAAGAAAGATAAATGATCAAGAAAAAAGGTGAAATTGTGAACCGGATAtctcatttaaaatttataactGCATTTCTAGTTCCATGAGTTTAATAAGCTATACGATAAACAAGAAAATCTAGGTCCATTTACGGCCATGATTTGAATAGAACATTTAGCAATAAAATGGCATACCAAGCATCGCAAGCTAATCCATAGAGTGTATCTGTGGGCACTGCAATAACGTTTTCCAGATTTCAGGGCTTGAACAGCCTCCTCGTCATACAGTTCGGTAGCAGGCCGAACCACCCCCAACTTGTTCTGACATCGCATTTATCCAAACGCCAAGCCATTTTCCTTGGAATCCCAACTCCCATTTTCCTTCTCTTAGTAAAAAATGGCACATTCCCAATTTTGGGAACACCTAAATAATCAAAgtaaactggcagaaaatgaattCCCAACTCGAAAACTAGTGAAATTGAGATGGGAAATAATAAAGTAAAGTGAGAGGAGATAATCCAAAAGCAAATAAGCTCTTGCTTTCATTATCTATCCTTCGCCCTAACAACCAAACAGAGGcacaaaatgaagaaaataaagaGACAGAGAGAAACTGACAATCGTATTTAAAGAGCACCTGCGGGAATTTTCCTACAATTCTTGCAGGAATTTTCCTACAATTCTTGCAGGAATTTTCCTACAATTCTTGCAGGAATATTAAATGCTACTGCTTCTACTCCATGACTATGAATTcagaataaataattttagagtACTTCCGATTCTAATCGACAGGAAGAAAACTCCTGACTTCATCAATTAAACCTACTCtattaggttaatttcattttaatatatttttaattttttagatcaagaaaccaccaTCTTTCAATTACAGATGAAATTCTATCAAAATGATTTTAGTTTTGAACTTGTGGAAACAAGCAGTGAGCATTTATGTAACTAATAACTAAACATACAGCAACAGGAGAACAAAGTGATTGAGAACAAAATACAAAGTTGTATTCACTCCTTTTACCTATTTCCAGTCCTGTTAAAAACCCAATACAGTATAGTTACTTGTGAAACATACACATTCCTTGCAATACTGAGCAAGGTATACAACCTATGATCATAATTTCGTTGCAAGATTTGATCCTGTGGGATTTGATATTCTAGCATAATTTGGTTGAACAAAAAATTATCTGACTTGGTGCATATTACAAAGGCAATCTTGCTTCATCTAGACAAGCATAATTTAGCCGCAACACATTCCATTCAACTAAACTAAATTAAGAATTGATTTTTAACTTCCACTGAGAGTTTCTGTATTCACAACTTCATTTCGATGGCGATCACGAAAACTTCTTTCTGAGGAATTTACAGTTCTTGGAAATTGGCCTGGTCCTGTTATCATATAGGAACCATGCAGCTGTTCTGATTGAACATTCCATCTTCTTTTCCATCTCAAGATCTCTACCAGTATAGAACTCCCACCCATTGCTACACCAAATCCAGCAAATGTTGCTAGAAGAATGGATAGAACTGCTTGCAAGTTGACCTGTACACCATAAAGGAATTCAAGGATGGCAAATAACTtagatacaaataattttaaaaaaatgcaaGGATCATTAGAGCTTGAAGTTCAAACAAAGGTCGGAGCTCAAAACAGCAAAAAATCCAAATTCCTGCTAATTTTGACCAAGTATTTCATTTCAACAAGTTTATTGATAATGGTCCAGAATCCCCACAAAGGCACAAAGAAACTGGCACCAAAAAGTGTCTGGCTGCCTTTAACCAATTGCATAGTGTTTGTACTTTTAAGTTCTGTATCTTTTTTTCCCCCCTTTCTTTCTATGCCAACGTTAAGTATAGGTCTGGCTAAGTCTGGCTTGGTCCAATGGAAGCCAAGTTCAAATGCCCACTTCCCTAAACccctacttaaaaaaaaaaaaaaaaaaaaaaaaaaacacgttAAGTATAGGTTTTGCTTACCAATGAGTAAAAAATATGTGCAAAGAGAACCACCAAAGCAAATTGAATCGATGCATAAACCCAAACAAATCTTCTCTTCACTGCACAGAAAAGCTTGGGGAGTGAGGAACAGAAATTTTCATAACCAAGCTATAAGGATTGCCATCGACAATTATTGTCTGTCAAAAATATGCAGTCGAGTTAATCTCTAACATAAATGCTGATCCATGAGGCTTATAACAGccacaatacatctgtgcacaTGTAATTGAACAAAACAATCCAACCTAGCAaatccaaatttttaattttgtgctATTTCACTCCTTACATTCCAATTCTTTGTCAGTGGTTTCCAAGCATAATATcgtcacatggaattcaactcatcttacatttttcttttgaAAGAACAGCTGCCTTACCCATGGTTGATGAGATCATGGATGAAAGGAGACCCAATACACAAGAAAATGGAAGGGATATAGCAATTGCACCAGTACCCATATTTCCAACCTGCACAAAGAAAGACGTATTAGGCAATAAGTAAAATGGCAATTCCATGAAAATTAAATGTGGAACTGCTTATCTTACCAGTAGCTGCTCAAGAAAACAAAAGTAGGCAAGCATGCTAATGATGACAAGCACAGGAACTTCCTGCCAGACCCTGATTACATAAGAACTGGTAAGTCTCAAGCGAAACGGGCAGAAAAAATTTgaactttaagtctttaacttaTGGTCATACTTTGAGTTTACCATAAAATTAAAAAGTAGATATCTACTTATGACATCCTCACAATAGAAAGCTTAAAACAAGTAGGAATAGGAGTGGACAGtacaaaagttaaaaaaaatccTCCTCCAACGCCGCCCCACTCCCCTTCTAATCCCTAGCCATCAAATTGGCATAACTTCATTTGTTAGGCATAAAGCAGGGCCACATTTTGACTTGCCTGTGTCCATTAGCATCTGCTTGATGACCTCTACTTGTTCTAGCAGTACGAGCACTTACACTCTGGATTCGTAACAAGGTAACAGGCAAATTCTGAACATCTTGCTTGCACACATCACAGGTCTTGTTACCTTTGATGGTAAACCATTTTACTGCACATTCTTGATGTGCAAGAGCAAGTTCACCTTTGCAGCTACATTCCATCTTAAGGGTCTCACCTCCTTCACACAGTTCAACCAGACAAATTCTACAAACTGCCTCTTCTTCAGGTATATCTTCACCATCAGTGTCATCAGTTTCTGAGTCATAAAAACTAAGAGATTGGTTGGTTGCAGCAAGTAACAGACTCTGTAAAAATGGAAAGGGAAAAACTAACTTCTCTTTTTGTTTGATAAGAAACATGAGGAATTCGGGAACTGTGACAAACAATTATTGTTAACAGTTTTGATTGCCAGTTGAAtaattgaataacttgattttccCACTCCTATCTTATAACAGGCAAATAAACAAAAATACCTGTATCATTCCCTGGAGAAGCATTTGTTATTACATCTCCTTCCTTCAATCGAGGAGTCGAAGGAATGACGCGAAAAAAGGAATCCATCCTCCtcatatttctttctttattattGACAGGGACTGAAAGTGAGCGAGACATCTGTTGCTGGGCTCCTTTTCCCTGAAAAAGAAACTATTAACTTGAAAAAGTAGAAGGTGAACTTAAAAGTTTCCAGGGAATGGTAACCAAATAGCAGAGCAGATGCTTAAATAGGTAAAACTCAAGATTGATAACGGGAACAAGGAGATGGACCAGTATATATGTTCTAAGTCTTAACATAATAGTATTAAATTAACTCATTTACTCCTAGACATAAACAAACAAGGAATTAGCATTATTAATCTACCAAGCTATATACTTATGTGTTGCATAGTTCAATTTTGAATGGCCATTGAACTAATCAACGATATCAGAGTATTCATGTGatataataataacaaattaCATTTGAACTCAATGCACCACCAGTGCTTCCTTCATGAGTAGATTCTGGGTTAGAAATTGCAATTGAAGTTACAGGCAGTGATGATGTTCTCTTCATCCTGGGGGTGAAAATCTTTGTAATTGATAATGACCTTGAGATCGACGGTTTCTCCCTTGGCATGGTACATGAAGAATCTGGAGGTAGATTGGCTGCCTTCTCAACATCTAATGTTAAAATTCGAGACTTGAAGCTTAGTTTAGGTAAAAGACTCCTTAAGGATGATTTTCCTCTAGATGAGGAGGGGCCTGGGGACCCGCAGGCTCTTGCGTCACTAGAACTAGGTGTCAAAAGGAAATTTACTCTCCTAGGAGTTGGACTAGGTGATGAGGGATTCTTTATTCCAACAGAATCCTGTAAGGAGTCTTCCAATGTTCTTGAGGGTATCTCTAAAATGAGATTGCTCTGCTTCCACTGATGCTCGTGATTACGTTCTTCAACTATTCCTGTCAAGCCTTCACCCTGGAAAAGAAAGTAAGTATAGAATATTCAGAATATGTGAAATAGTCATGAAAACTGCACTTCTTTTTCCTTCTTGTAATCAGGCTAAACAGAAAGCCTAAGATCTTCCAAGTATTAAACTCAGTCTTTTAAATAACTTATGCACAATTACATGCACACACACTGTCTGAATATGGATGAAAAGAGCCAGTCAAACTAGCGAAAGAAGGCCTTAGTATCACCCAAACAGTTTGATGCTTTTTCTCAAGAACTGTACCACTAAGCCAATGTACCACACAATCAAATTGATTTTACTAGAATTAGTTTCACAAAGAGAgtccaaaaaaaataaaagaaaagaaaaatgacacACGCATCCCCTTGAATAATGTATCATTTGTATATAAATGATATAAGTATGCTTCTAATAAATAATATGAATGCTTAAAGAATTTCAATTAAGAAATTTTTTCAAAAGGGAAGTATTTCAAGTAAATACAAACCATTCACTTTTCACAGCCACATGGATATAAATCCATACTTCAGATGGGAATCATTGATTACAAAGGAATATCAGGTCATTTCCAGGAACATTCCTTCCCCCTCCCCTAACCCCAGCCTTTTTAtatcttaaattaaaattagattaTGTGCGTTTTTAATTTTCTGTTCTTATTAAATTTCGAACCATTAAATGACAGATTTACTAAAATCCTCACACTTGGTCATAATATATATACAACTATTAAGGACTCAAAAAGAAATTAAACCCACAGAATTTCAGAATGTTCTTTCTATCAAGCAAATTGAAATGAGTTATCAAAACATGAATGAGGTATCAATCTCCGTACACAAAATTTAACCTTTTTGTATGGGTAGCACAAAATTGGGGATTTCATTGGCTCACATATATATGTTACAACATAAAACCAGGGAATGAAACTTCAGGATTTTCATCTTGCGTTCAGTTTCCCATTAGAATGGTGGCTTATATAGAATAATAAATTCAAACCAGAGCCTCAAAGTTCCAGCACAAAGTCACATATGGCAAGATATATACTTGGCACTTAGTCGATCTTATATCACCTTGAAGAAAACAGGAGCAATTGTTTTTATAAACCTCATCAGCAGATTCAGTTAAAAGGATAATCTAAAATATCATGTACCATATCAGACGAATCTAATTGGTGATATGATGCTCTAACTAGTTTTCTCAGACAAACGATTGAAAATTGATAAAAAgaggagaaaataaaagaaaatgaaacaaaGTCCATTTTACTTGGAATGGAAAAAGATGGAAGCTAAATTTGCAATATAGAGAACCAGAGTTTGAAGGAGAACCAGA contains these protein-coding regions:
- the LOC110631608 gene encoding uncharacterized protein LOC110631608, with protein sequence MGTVEKPVNEVHDLGSSQETVVSAVDNGEGLTGIVEERNHEHQWKQSNLILEIPSRTLEDSLQDSVGIKNPSSPSPTPRRVNFLLTPSSSDARACGSPGPSSSRGKSSLRSLLPKLSFKSRILTLDVEKAANLPPDSSCTMPREKPSISRSLSITKIFTPRMKRTSSLPVTSIAISNPESTHEGSTGGALSSNGKGAQQQMSRSLSVPVNNKERNMRRMDSFFRVIPSTPRLKEGDVITNASPGNDTETDDTDGEDIPEEEAVCRICLVELCEGGETLKMECSCKGELALAHQECAVKWFTIKGNKTCDVCKQDVQNLPVTLLRIQSVSARTARTSRGHQADANGHRVWQEVPVLVIISMLAYFCFLEQLLVGNMGTGAIAISLPFSCVLGLLSSMISSTMVKRRFVWVYASIQFALVVLFAHIFYSLVNLQAVLSILLATFAGFGVAMGGSSILVEILRWKRRWNVQSEQLHGSYMITGPGQFPRTVNSSERSFRDRHRNEVVNTETLSGS